The following proteins come from a genomic window of Miscanthus floridulus cultivar M001 chromosome 2, ASM1932011v1, whole genome shotgun sequence:
- the LOC136539044 gene encoding expansin-A31-like — MAPRMLVLWGVVLVAASAATNVAGWSPGTATFYGGSDGSGTMGGACGYGNLYSAGYGVNNAALSQTLFNDGASCGQCYAITCDGSGSRTGSQYCKPGNTVTVTATNLCPPNYGLPNGGWCGPGRPHFDMSQPAWENIGVVQGGIIPVLYQQVKCSRSGGVRFNIAGSNYFLLVSIQNLGGSGSVAAAWVKGEKTGWIQMSRNWGANWQALSGLTGQALSFAVTSTGGQYIQFLNVAPTWWQFGQTYSTNQQFYY; from the coding sequence ATGGCGCCCAGGATGTTGGTTCTGTGGGGTGTTGTTCTGGTGGCGGCGTCCGCAGCGACCAATGTGGCGGGCTGGTCGCCCGGCACGGCGACCTTCTATGGCGGGTCCGACGGGTCCGGAACCATGGGCGGCGCGTGCGGATACGGCAACCTGTACAGCGCCGGGTACGGCGTTAACAACGCGGCGCTGAGCCAGACGCTGTTCAACGACGGCGCGTCGTGCGGGCAGTGCTACGCCATCACATGTGATGGATCTGGATCACGCACGGGCAGCCAGTACTGCAAGCCCGGCAACACCGTCACCGTGACGGCCACCAACCTGTGCCCACCCAACTACGGCCTCCCCAACGGAGGCTGGTGCGGCCCGGGACGCCCGCACTTCGACATGTCGCAGCCGGCATGGGAGAACATCGGCGTCGTCCAGGGCGGCATCATCCCTGTCCTGTACCAGCAGGTCAAGTGCTCGCGCAGCGGCGGTGTGCGCTTCAACATCGCCGGCTCCAACTACTTCCTGCTCGTCAGCATCCAGAACCTCGGCGGCAGCGGCTCAGTGGCAGCCGCTTGGGTCAAGGGCGAGAAGACGGGGTGGATCCAGATGTCTAGGAACTGGGGCGCTAATTGGCAGGCTCTCTCGGGGCTCACCGGCCAGGCGCTCAGCTTCGCCGTCACTAGCACCGGCGGGCAGTACATACAGTTCCTGAACGTGGCGCCGACGTGGTGGCAGTTCGGACAGACCTACTCCACCAATCAGCAGTTTTACTACTGA